Genomic segment of Parageobacillus genomosp. 1:
TTCGACCATCTTATGAATGAGCGTTGAATAAATGATAGCATTGCAAAAGCCAAAGATGACCGCCCCCTTTGCACCGAAGCCGAGCAACTGGCTTCCGCCAATTAGGGCCCCTGGCAAAAGGCTGGCACTTGCATATTTCATTTTCGCTTTGTTCCACTTCATAAAGTGAAACAACATCGTCAGCAAAGCAAGAAGAGCCGCTCCCGTTCCTCCCCCGATCACCGCACCTCCCAATCCTTTTCCAAAAACGAGCCCGCCCGCAAAAGCTCCGGTAACCAAACCGATGACGATCATACTCAAAGTTTCAAAAAATAACTTGATCATCTGGTCCACCTCCTAACGATATAGCCAACACCTTTCGATCCATTCGTGACTATTTTCATCAAAACTTAAGATGATAGAGGTTTCCCTCCATTCATTTTGGGGGAAATAGGCGATATATGAATGATGATGCACCTCGAATTAGAAATCCCCGAGTTTGCTGCCGTCCTTCATATTCGCAACGATTTTTAGTTTCATGCTAGGAATAGAAATGTCCCCCGCAGATAAGAAATGCGTATTTAATTTAGGATGATCAAGAGTTAAATTTGGCGCTTGCAAGTCAATGACATTGAGCGGATTATCTGTATAATATTCTTTCACTTGCAAATTTTTAAATAATGTATTGTCAGATTCAATGCCGGATACTCTTAACTTCAAATTTTGGCCAACAACGTCCCCGCCTGTCACGATGACATCCACACTTTTGATGTTATAACTTCCGAGGGCACTCTCCGTGTTAATATTTTTTGAGAGCACCAACCCGTTAATAGTGGCTGATTCTAAGTCAATCGCTGCTTGTGCCCATACCGGTTTATTTTCTGTTTCGCCAAGTGATGGATATAATTTGAAATTTGTTCCTGTAATTTTGTCGGCACTGATGACAAAACCGCCTACTCCAGACAGTGGGAAAGCGGCAAAGACCGTGCCCGACATGAACAGAACCAAAAGTAACGCAATCAGCCCTAACATTCCTGCTCCGCCAATGATCCCAAGGCGCTTCTTGTTCACATTTAATGCGTTTTCCATCATAATTACCCCCTTTTTTTACAAAATCCCTATTTCCCCCAAAATAAATACCTTATTTTTTAAGAATATATTTATTATTCAGAATATTGTCAAACCATTTTTCCATCTCCAACACATGAATCGACTAAGCGTTTGGAAAATCGGGCCATTCACGGAAACGTCCCTTCGAATCGCGAACTTGGGAAATGATGGTGTCGGGAGGTTGGGAAAAGCCGCACCTCCCCCTTCCACCTGATTTGGCATGACTCTTCGAAATCTTGAATCAACGAAGCTGGAAATGAGCATAATACTAGACGTCCGGAAATCGATATCATCTGTTCTCTTTTCAACCATTTCAATATCAGCCTAATCTTTGTTTTTCAAAACGGTCTAGCTCTCTACCTCTGTCATCGCTTTTTCAAGCTCATCAACACTGTCATATTTCTTCGCCCGGTCGATTTGTTTTTTCCGGATATGGAACTGTTTCACCGCATAGTTCTTTAACATGTCGTAGTCCACTTCTAGCATCCGTTTCGACGCTAACAGCTTTTTTTGTTGTTCTCCTAATGACACTAAATATTCGACATAGCCGAAGGCATGTTTCCACAGTTCATCCATATAATCAATGAACACCTTATAAAGGGCATCGTTGCCGGCGACAAGCCGCTGAATCGTGTAAATGCCAAATTGGATATGGCGCCCTTCATCCATATTCAAGTAATCAATCCCTTGCAAAATCCCTGGAAACAATCCCGCTTTTTTAAAAATTTGCCGGAACGCATAGTACCCTGATTCCGCAAGGGTCCCTTCGACAATCATGTTATACACGGTGGCCGCCCGAATGACCGCTTCTGGAGAATCATCTGTATTCAATCGGTTCATTGACTCCGGCAGCGCTTCGTAAAAAATCCGTTTGTAACTGTCATTATGGAAAACCGAAAGGTCCATATCACCGACGCCAACCGCTTGCTGCCAGCGGGAAAACATTTCCACATGTTTCGCTTCGTCATGCAAAAAGGTAGTCAAAAACATCGTGTCTTCTAAACGGCCTTGGCGTGCCATCGCGTTAATCATCGGCAAAATATCTAGCGTCACCGCTTCTTCGCCAGCTGAAAAACCGGCGACAAGCGGCAATGAAGCGATTTTTTCTCCATCACTTAAACGTTGAAAATCTTCTTGGTCTTGGCTGAAGTCAATATCAGCCGGATTCCACTTTCCTTGTTTTTTCGCCTTTTCATACAATTTATACATTGGATGATCCCATTGAATCGTTCCTTTCACCGTTTGAAAACTTTCGCGGTAAACCATCTTTTCCCCCTCCTATCATTTTGAATAGAAACGATAAAGTACACATTCCAATCGTTTGTCTGTCCGGTGTAAACTTCCCATTTAAACCTTAACCTTGTATATGTTTAGAAAAACGTCATCGGTCGATCGTTCAAGTCGCAAATGACCGATTTCGTTTCCAAATAACTATCGAGTGCCTGAACGCCTAACTCGCGGCCAATGCCGCTCTGTTTATAGCCGCCAAATGGCAAGGTCGGAGAAAGCACTTGATAAGTATTAATCCATAATGTTCCACTTTTGATCCGCCGCGCCATGTTGAGTCCCCTTTTAATATCCCGTGTCCAAACTGCCGCCGCTAGGCCGTAAATCGTTTCATTGGCAATTTGTACGGCTTCATCATCGTCTTTAAACGGAATGACGCTCACAACGGGGCCGAAAATTTCTTCACAGGCAATCCGCATAGTCGGAGTAACGTCAGCAAAGACCGTCGGTTCGATAAAATAACCATCAGTGAGTCCTTCGGGCACACGACCTCCTGTTAATAACGTCGCCCCTTCTTCTTGGCCGATTTCAATATATTGTAAGATTTTCTCATGTTGAGTTTTGCTGATGACGGGACCAAGGTCGTTTCGCATGTCGGTGCCAGGCCCGACTTTTAACTTTTTCGCTTTTTCTACCAACTTTTCAACGAATGAATCATAGACCGAATGATGAACCAAAATGCGGCTTCCCGCCTGACACACTTGCCCAGAATTATAAAAAACTCCAAACAACGCACTTTTCGCTGCATCTTCGATATCGGCATCGTCGAATATAATGTTCGGTGACTTGCCGCCAAGTTCTAAAGATACGCGCTTAATATACGGAGCGGCTGCTTGTAAAATATGCCGGCCGGTCGCAGTTTCTCCGGTAAAGGCAATTTTCGGAATCCTCGGATGTTTGACGATCGCCTTTCCCGCCTCATCCTTCCCCGGGAGGACGTTCAGCACCCCTTCGGGAACGCCCGCTTTCTGACACAACTCGGCCAGTTTTAATGCCGTTAACGGGGTTTCCGGCGCCGGCTTCAAAATCATCGTACACCCTGCCGCAAGGGCTGGTGCCACCTTCCATGTTGGCATAAGCAGCGGGAAATTCCATGGGGTAATTAACCCGGCAACACCAATCGGTTCTTTCATCGTCCATGCCATATAATTCGGCGGTGCGCCGTTTAACGAAAACGGCAACACGTCTCCTTGGGGTTGAATGACAAGTGAAGCAAAAAAGTCGAAACAATCGGCGGCCATCGGAATTTCCACGAACAACGCCATATTCAGCGGCATTCCGTTTTCGCGTGTCATTATGTGCGCCAACTCCATGTGGTGCTTACGGATTAAGTCAGCCACGTTCCGTAAAATTCTTCCCCGTTCAAGCGGAGGCATGGACAGCCACCTTCTGTCATGAAACGCCGCCTCAGCGCTTTTCACCGCCTCATCGACATCTCTCTCCCCCGCATTGGCGACACGCGCCGTGACTTTTCCTGTCGCCGGATCGATGACGTCAAACGTTTCATCGGTCGCGGCCGGCCTCCATTCTCCATTCAAAAACAACCCGGCTTCTGTCGTTTCCATCGAAATCATTGCAATGTTCCACCCCAATGATTAATTTCGTATGAACGAGCAACGCATTTTTCCGCTTCCCATGAGGTCAAATTTGTGCAGAGGACCTACCCTCATTTCGTTTTAGGCCAACAAATCTTCCCGGCCTAATTTCTTTAAATACTCGCGGTATGCCGGATAAATCGCATCCAATTGCGGCAACACTCTCAAGGCGTTGGCTAGCGGGCCTTGCACTTTAATTTGTTGGCGAGCTAGAGCCTGCTGCAAATCCAATTTTCCTAGCCAAAATTTATGGCCGACATCGGCGGTTTGTTCAAAAACAAGCTCCGGACGTAAATCATGATCCCCGCAAATCACTTTCATTCGGCCGTTCTCTTCCGCCCATGTAATCTTGCCTTCCGGTTTGTGAAACACGTATTGGACAAAGGCGTCGTACCCTTCGGATATTTCAGTAGAGGAAATCATTTCCTTTGATTCTTCCCTTTCAGCAACCTCTTCAAAAAATCCCCCGAGTATGGCATACAATTCTTGTTCATCTTTAAATAACGGCATATGTTCAACCCCCATTTCATAATCAATCATTCAGCAAACCGAATGACGCCGCGGATGTTTTTTCCCGTCTTCAACGCTTCAAATCCTTCATTAATTTGATCCAATGAATAAATTTGGCTCACTAAAGGTTCTAGTTGTAATTTTCCTGCCGCATATAAATCGAGCAGTTTTGGATAATCGACCGGAGGATTCCCTTGCCCAAGCCAAGATCCGGTCAATGTTTTCGATTGAGAAGGCAAGGAAAACGCATTGACGGCAACGTTTTCGTTTGGCGCGGCAATACCGACGATCACCGTTGTTCCTGTTTTTCTCGTGATGTTATACGCTTCAGCCATCGTCTCTGGCCGACCGATTGCTTCAAACGCATAATCCACACCATGGCCATCCGTTAAATCTAGTACGGCGCTGACAACATCTTCTTCACTGGCATTGATCGTATGCGTCGCCCCAAACGTTTTCGTCATGGCTAACTTTTCCGGCACAATGTCAATCGCAATAATTTGCTTAGCCCCCGACAAGGCGGCTCCTTGAATGACATTAAATCCAACGCCGCCGGCACCGATCACCGCCACCGTGCTTCCTGGCTCCACTTTCGCCGTCTTGATGACCGCGCCGACACCGGTCATGACGCTACAGCCGACAAGCGCCGCCAATTCAAACGGAACGTCGGCTCGGATCGGGATCGCTGCTCGTTCAGGAACGACCGTATACTCACTGAACGTTCCTATGGAAAGGAATTGGTAGACCGGCTTCCCACCAAGCGAAAAACGCGTCGTGCCATCGGGCATCGTTCCCATTGCTGTTAATTTAGCCGCTTCCTCACACATGTCGGGCCGCCCGATTTGACAATAGTAGCACGTCCCGCACGATGGCACCCAGTTTAGCACAACGTGATCGCCAACTTTCACGCTCGTAACTCCTTCACCGACCGCATCGACCACTCCGGCCCCTTCATGGCCGAGAATGATCGGCACCGGCAATGGCAAATGGGCATTAACAACATGCAAATCGCTATGGCAAATGCCGGCCGCTTTCATTTTCACCCGAACTTCGCCTTTGCGGGGCGGTTCAAGTTCGACATGTTCAATTCGCAGTTGTTCACCGTAATGGTGTAGGACAGCTGCTTTCAATCCGTTCCCCCCTTTTTTCCGTCATGAAAAACAATCGATTGCTTTCTCGTTGTCATCACGGATGTTTTACAGTTTTTCTAACTCCTCCACTTTTCGTCTGTCCTCATGGCGCAAGGCGTTCAAATACGCTTCCCACTGTTCTTTCAAAGCCGCTCGCATTCTTAAAAGCCCGATAACAAGCGGCCGTGTCGAATGATCATTCAAAAACACTTCTCTCAACACATCGTTAATATCTTCTTTCTTTCCCGGAATGCCGTGATCTCTGCCGTATAACAAATGCTCTTCTAAAATCCGTTGAATTTGCGGATTTCTAGGGCCGCCGCTTTGCCGATAAAACGCCGAAATTCGTTGCGACATCGTGGCCCTTTCCCGGTCTTCTTTCAATGTCGCCCCACCTCCTTCTATGAAAAGATGGACGTTAAAACAGCGATCGATGTTTTCTCGTGCGGAACAAACGCCAAAGCAGGAAGATGACGAGAATGATTGAGGCGGTCAATCCGACGTTGGCAATCGTTTCCTTACTCATCCATAGAAATGTCCCGTTCGGAATGCTTGAGATAATGAAACCGCTTGCAACAATAATGGCAAATGTGACAAGCGCCAATGCCAACCGATTCGCTATTTGGTTTAATATATTGCGGATCACCGGATCAGGTTGGATCTGCATATTGAGCCGCAATTTATTATCCGCCAAAATTTCCATCACTTTATTGAAGCGGCGTGGGAATGTCGCCACCATTTCAGACGACTCAGCTAACAAACTAGCGTTGGCTCGAAAATTAAATCGCTTGCTAAGTATACTTTTCAAAATGGGAATTTCATAAGCCTCGACGACTTGGCCGTAAGAGATTTCCGGGCAAATCCAGCGCGCTGTTCCTTCTGTTGCGGAAAACCCTTTTGCCCATAGCGCCAAACCGTTCGGAACTTTGCAATAGTTTTTGATCCCGATGGATATCGCTTCGAGTACGAGACGGCCATAATTATAGCGAGAGCTTCCTTGGTGGGCGGAGACGTAATTCAAAACAAGTGTCCTTAATTCGTCTTTCATTTTGACGACATCGGTATAAATCGTCGGGGTCATGAGCTCCATAAACACTTCAGCGGCGTCTTCAGCTTGGTTTAACTGGATATGCATAATCACCCGCATCAAAATTTGCGCCATAATGCTGTCTATGCGTCCGGTCATCCCCCAGTCAATGATGACCGCTTTTTTCGTATGTTTATTGATCATGATGTTCGATCCATGGGCATCGGCATGGTAATGGCCGTCTAGCATCGTTTGAACGTAATGATGGACAAGGTCGATCATAATTTTTACCCGTTCTTCAAAGGTGAAAAAGTCAACCGGGAAATCTTTAATAAGCCAGCCATCAATGTATTCCATGATTAGAACGTTTTTCGTCGCCTCGTACACTTCAGGAACGGTAACATATTCTGATTTTTTTCCGTATTTTTTCTTCATCTCCCTCATTTTTCGGGCTTCTTCCATCATGTCCAACTCATCCATCGCACTGCTGTAATAGTCTTGAACCAATTCTCTGAAATCGAGCGCCGCTTGCAGTTCGGGCGGTAAACGTTTTTGCAGCCACGACGCCATCTTCTTAATGACAATAATGTCGGTTTGAAACATTTTCTCTACAGTAGGGCGCACAACTTTCAACGCCACCGTTGGCCCGCCTTTCAATTTGGCCTTATACACTTGAGCGAGCGAAGCCGAACCGAGAGGCTCTTCGTCAATCCATTCAAACGTGTTCACCCCGTCGGGAAGTTCTTTCTCGATGATATATTGAATCTTGGAAAACTCGATTGGCGGCACTTTATCTAATAATTTCTCCAATTCAAGAGTAATCGGTTCGGGCAATAAATCTTGGCGGGTCACTAACACTTGGCCAAGCTTGATGAACGTCGGTCCTAACTCTTCAAAAGCTAACCTCAATCGTTTCCCGATTTTCCGCAAGTATTCGCTTTCGTGTTGGCTGAGCTTTCGTTTCCCGATCAGTTTTTTGGCCATTACATCTTTGATGAACATACCTAAGCCGTTTTTGGCAAAGACGGAGATGATTTTCCGACGCCGCTTTCCTATTGTAATCTCCGCAATTTCCTTCTCAATGGCTTCGCCGACTGCCGATAAGGACGAGAGACACTCTGGATATGTCTTTTCGACGGAAGCGTTCAAACCGTATCCCTTCCCTTCCTGTCTATTCATGCGTTCTCGGACGTTACAATCTCTCAATGATTGTTGCCGTCGCCATGCCAAAACCGATGCACATCACTTGCAGCCCGTATTTCCCGTCCATATCCTCCAATTGATGAAGTAATGTCGTCTGAATGCGCGCCCCACTCGCGCCAAGCGGGTGCCCAAGCGCAATGGCTCCGCCCCGCGGATTGACCTTTCTCATGTCTGGCTCAAGTTCACGTTCCCACGCTTTGACGACGGAAGCGAACGCTTCGTTCACTTCGATGACGTCCATTTGCTCCAAAGTGAGTCCCGCTTTGTGTAATACTTTCCGTGTAGCGGGAATAATCCCCGTTAACATCATCACTGGATCTTCGCCGACCACCGCCCGGGCGACGATGCGCGCCCGCGGCTTAAGACCGAGCGCTTTTGCTTTTTCTTCTGACATGAGCAGAAGCCCCGCTGCTCCGTCGCTTACTTGGCTGGAATTTCCTGCTGTCACTACACCGCTGTTCGGCTGGAACGACGGTGTCAGTCCGGCTAATTTCTCCATTGACGTATCTCTGCGAATCCCTTCATCTTTATCAAAAATGAACGGTCCGTCTTCCCCTTTCACCTCGATCGGGATAATTTCCCGTTGAAACCACCCTTTATCGGTCGCCTCTGCCGCTTTTTGATGGCTTTGAAGCGAAAATTCATCTAATTCCTCGCGGGAGAGGTTCCATTTTTTCGCGATCATTTCAGCGGATATCCCTTGTGGGACAATGTTGTACTTACTCGTTAAGTTTTTGCTAAATCTCCCCATATCGCTTCCCATCGGTACTCTTGTCATGCTTTCCACACCGCAAGCGATCGCAATATCGATATCGCCAGCGAGAATGGCTTGTGACGCCGTATGAATGGCTTGCTGGCTCGAGCCGCACATGCGATTTAGCGAAAAAGATGGCACTTCCACTGGAAATCCGGCTGCAAGTACGGCTTGCCGCCCAATGTTTCCGCCTTGCTCCCCCGTCATCGTGACACATCCGACGACAACATCTTCCACGGAACCCGCTTCAATTCCGTTTCGTTGTACGAGTGCCTGAAGGACTGGAACAAGCAAATCAACCGGATGCATGTTCGATAAGGAGCCTTTGCGGCGGCCGATGGCCGTACGTACAGCGTCGACGATCACGACTTCTGGCATCATATCCTCCTCCTTTCTCCCTGTTAAAATGTAAACAGCTCGATGCCCCCAGACACATTCAATCCAATCCCCGTGATATATTTCGCTTTGTCGGAGCAGAGGAAGGTGATGGCATTGGCAATATCCTCTGGTTCTCCGGGACGCTTAAACGCCGTCCGTTGAATCATTCGTTCGTTCATTTTTGGATTGCCCATGCGGAACGCTTCTGTATTAATGATCCCGGGGATAATGGCATTGACCGTAATCCCGTAGCGCGCTCCTTCCAACGCCATACTTTTCGTAAAGCTGAGCAACGCACCTTTTGTCGCGGAATAGCTGGCTTGGCCGAATCCGCCAAGCGTTCCGGCGACCGAAGACATATTGATAATCCGGCCCCACCCCTGTTCTTTCATGTACGGCCACACCGCTTTCGTACAGTTATACGCCCCGGTTAAATTTACCTTTAAATCGCGTTCCCATAAATCATCGTTTTGCTTTTCAATTTGGGAAATATGGTCGAGCGTCCCAGCATTGTTAACGAGAATATCAATCGATCCGAACTCTTCTTTCACTCTCGCAAATACTTCTTTC
This window contains:
- a CDS encoding SDR family NAD(P)-dependent oxidoreductase, whose translation is MSSWAELLKGKVAVVTGASRGIGRADALALAEAGADVVITDILIESDEESRVMAQKYGPLSQVMQSTKVVYAEKTAKEIQAMGRRSLAIKMDVTDREQVKEVFARVKEEFGSIDILVNNAGTLDHISQIEKQNDDLWERDLKVNLTGAYNCTKAVWPYMKEQGWGRIINMSSVAGTLGGFGQASYSATKGALLSFTKSMALEGARYGITVNAIIPGIINTEAFRMGNPKMNERMIQRTAFKRPGEPEDIANAITFLCSDKAKYITGIGLNVSGGIELFTF
- a CDS encoding DUF6230 family protein — protein: MMENALNVNKKRLGIIGGAGMLGLIALLLVLFMSGTVFAAFPLSGVGGFVISADKITGTNFKLYPSLGETENKPVWAQAAIDLESATINGLVLSKNINTESALGSYNIKSVDVIVTGGDVVGQNLKLRVSGIESDNTLFKNLQVKEYYTDNPLNVIDLQAPNLTLDHPKLNTHFLSAGDISIPSMKLKIVANMKDGSKLGDF
- a CDS encoding Zn-dependent alcohol dehydrogenase produces the protein MKAAVLHHYGEQLRIEHVELEPPRKGEVRVKMKAAGICHSDLHVVNAHLPLPVPIILGHEGAGVVDAVGEGVTSVKVGDHVVLNWVPSCGTCYYCQIGRPDMCEEAAKLTAMGTMPDGTTRFSLGGKPVYQFLSIGTFSEYTVVPERAAIPIRADVPFELAALVGCSVMTGVGAVIKTAKVEPGSTVAVIGAGGVGFNVIQGAALSGAKQIIAIDIVPEKLAMTKTFGATHTINASEEDVVSAVLDLTDGHGVDYAFEAIGRPETMAEAYNITRKTGTTVIVGIAAPNENVAVNAFSLPSQSKTLTGSWLGQGNPPVDYPKLLDLYAAGKLQLEPLVSQIYSLDQINEGFEALKTGKNIRGVIRFAE
- a CDS encoding aldehyde dehydrogenase family protein → MISMETTEAGLFLNGEWRPAATDETFDVIDPATGKVTARVANAGERDVDEAVKSAEAAFHDRRWLSMPPLERGRILRNVADLIRKHHMELAHIMTRENGMPLNMALFVEIPMAADCFDFFASLVIQPQGDVLPFSLNGAPPNYMAWTMKEPIGVAGLITPWNFPLLMPTWKVAPALAAGCTMILKPAPETPLTALKLAELCQKAGVPEGVLNVLPGKDEAGKAIVKHPRIPKIAFTGETATGRHILQAAAPYIKRVSLELGGKSPNIIFDDADIEDAAKSALFGVFYNSGQVCQAGSRILVHHSVYDSFVEKLVEKAKKLKVGPGTDMRNDLGPVISKTQHEKILQYIEIGQEEGATLLTGGRVPEGLTDGYFIEPTVFADVTPTMRIACEEIFGPVVSVIPFKDDDEAVQIANETIYGLAAAVWTRDIKRGLNMARRIKSGTLWINTYQVLSPTLPFGGYKQSGIGRELGVQALDSYLETKSVICDLNDRPMTFF
- a CDS encoding thiolase family protein is translated as MPEVVIVDAVRTAIGRRKGSLSNMHPVDLLVPVLQALVQRNGIEAGSVEDVVVGCVTMTGEQGGNIGRQAVLAAGFPVEVPSFSLNRMCGSSQQAIHTASQAILAGDIDIAIACGVESMTRVPMGSDMGRFSKNLTSKYNIVPQGISAEMIAKKWNLSREELDEFSLQSHQKAAEATDKGWFQREIIPIEVKGEDGPFIFDKDEGIRRDTSMEKLAGLTPSFQPNSGVVTAGNSSQVSDGAAGLLLMSEEKAKALGLKPRARIVARAVVGEDPVMMLTGIIPATRKVLHKAGLTLEQMDVIEVNEAFASVVKAWERELEPDMRKVNPRGGAIALGHPLGASGARIQTTLLHQLEDMDGKYGLQVMCIGFGMATATIIERL
- a CDS encoding ABC1 kinase family protein produces the protein MNASVEKTYPECLSSLSAVGEAIEKEIAEITIGKRRRKIISVFAKNGLGMFIKDVMAKKLIGKRKLSQHESEYLRKIGKRLRLAFEELGPTFIKLGQVLVTRQDLLPEPITLELEKLLDKVPPIEFSKIQYIIEKELPDGVNTFEWIDEEPLGSASLAQVYKAKLKGGPTVALKVVRPTVEKMFQTDIIVIKKMASWLQKRLPPELQAALDFRELVQDYYSSAMDELDMMEEARKMREMKKKYGKKSEYVTVPEVYEATKNVLIMEYIDGWLIKDFPVDFFTFEERVKIMIDLVHHYVQTMLDGHYHADAHGSNIMINKHTKKAVIIDWGMTGRIDSIMAQILMRVIMHIQLNQAEDAAEVFMELMTPTIYTDVVKMKDELRTLVLNYVSAHQGSSRYNYGRLVLEAISIGIKNYCKVPNGLALWAKGFSATEGTARWICPEISYGQVVEAYEIPILKSILSKRFNFRANASLLAESSEMVATFPRRFNKVMEILADNKLRLNMQIQPDPVIRNILNQIANRLALALVTFAIIVASGFIISSIPNGTFLWMSKETIANVGLTASIILVIFLLWRLFRTRKHRSLF
- a CDS encoding R2-like ligand-binding oxidase, producing MVYRESFQTVKGTIQWDHPMYKLYEKAKKQGKWNPADIDFSQDQEDFQRLSDGEKIASLPLVAGFSAGEEAVTLDILPMINAMARQGRLEDTMFLTTFLHDEAKHVEMFSRWQQAVGVGDMDLSVFHNDSYKRIFYEALPESMNRLNTDDSPEAVIRAATVYNMIVEGTLAESGYYAFRQIFKKAGLFPGILQGIDYLNMDEGRHIQFGIYTIQRLVAGNDALYKVFIDYMDELWKHAFGYVEYLVSLGEQQKKLLASKRMLEVDYDMLKNYAVKQFHIRKKQIDRAKKYDSVDELEKAMTEVES